GAAGTGCTAGGTAAACTGAAGCCACACTTTATTCATCACCAGGATTCCAAGAAACACCTGAGAGCGTTGTTGGCGGAGATGGGGGCTGATCCCGAGAAAACTTACTTTGATGTCCCCAAAATGCGAAGTTCAACCAGCGATAACTATCTGACGACCGGAATAGCGTATGCGTGGCATCCGCATCGGGATACCTGGTATTCAGCCCCGCCTTGTCAAATCAATTGGTGGATTCCTATTTACGACATCCGTTCGGATAATGCGATGGCCTTTCATCCCAAGTACTGGAATCGGGCTGTCAAGAATGATTCCCGCAGTCACAATTACTACGAGTGGAACAAGCAACATCGGGGTGGACATGTCTCTCAATTTCTGAAAGCCGACCCACGACCTCTTTCCAAGCCTATTGAAACGATTGAGATCGATCCCCAAATTCGCATCATTGTTCCTGCCGGCGGAATTATTCTGTTTTCGGCGGCTCAGCTGCATTCGAGTGTGCCGAATACCTCCGGCAAGACCCGATTCAGTATCGATTTCCGTGTGGTGAATGTGGATGATGCTGCCGCTCGCCGGGGCGCACCTCACGTTGATGAAGAGTGCACGGGAACGACCATGCGAGACTACCTGCGCGGAACAGACTTGTCCCAGATCCCTGCCGAGATCGTCGCACTCTACGATGATGGCGTGCAGGAAAACGGCGAGTTGCAGTACAAGCCAAAGGATGTCCCTACTTCGTCTCTGTAAACGTATTGCTTCTATGCCAAATCTTAATCGGTGGCGTGGCCAAAGAATACTCGTAACGGGAGGCAGTGGGTTTCTCGGATCACATCTGTGTCGACGGTTGCTCGAGCTGGGGGCGGAAGTACACGCGACTTCACGCGTTGAGCGGAGATCGCAGCCGGGTGGGCCGAATTGGTGGCAGGTTGATCTTACGGCCATCGATCGTGTGCGGAAACTGCTGACGGACTTGAAGCCAATGGTGGTGTACCATTTGGCTGGCTCTGCCGGCGCGAAACCGGATCTTGATCTCGTATTACCTACCCTCGAAGGGCTTGTGGTAAGCGCTGTTAATATACTTGTGGCGGGAACAGAGGCTGGCTCTGGCCGTATTGTGATGACCGGATCACTTACTGAACCGGCTTGGAGCGAGCACGCACCGATTCCAAGTTCTCCCTATGCGGCGGCGAAATGGACGTCGAGCGCCTATGCGA
This is a stretch of genomic DNA from Nitrospira sp.. It encodes these proteins:
- a CDS encoding phytanoyl-CoA dioxygenase family protein, producing MNNTIYYDAQLTDDERRKLIFEGQLVAYSPREHSLALVAHARKLIEEAFAPLDPETAQYHLPVEQYAEVLGKLKPHFIHHQDSKKHLRALLAEMGADPEKTYFDVPKMRSSTSDNYLTTGIAYAWHPHRDTWYSAPPCQINWWIPIYDIRSDNAMAFHPKYWNRAVKNDSRSHNYYEWNKQHRGGHVSQFLKADPRPLSKPIETIEIDPQIRIIVPAGGIILFSAAQLHSSVPNTSGKTRFSIDFRVVNVDDAAARRGAPHVDEECTGTTMRDYLRGTDLSQIPAEIVALYDDGVQENGELQYKPKDVPTSSL
- a CDS encoding NAD-dependent epimerase/dehydratase family protein, producing the protein MSLLRLCKRIASMPNLNRWRGQRILVTGGSGFLGSHLCRRLLELGAEVHATSRVERRSQPGGPNWWQVDLTAIDRVRKLLTDLKPMVVYHLAGSAGAKPDLDLVLPTLEGLVVSAVNILVAGTEAGSGRIVMTGSLTEPAWSEHAPIPSSPYAAAKWTSSAYARMFHLLYQTPTVVLTPFMTFGPGQDRSKIIPSVILSLLRRESPRLSSCLWEVDWIFIDDLVEAFLAAAAVPDIEGNCFDVGTGTNRTVRSVVERIFLLMGEQTQPLFGMLPDRPSEPVRSADIMQINQLLKWRAQISLDEGLRRTIAWYTTHAAMGYA